Proteins encoded within one genomic window of Solibaculum mannosilyticum:
- the sigK gene encoding RNA polymerase sporulation sigma factor SigK, with protein sequence MVTALILAALSNIIYFALHISHSGSFPRPLSSAEEKECLDAYHENGDLEARNKLIEHNLRLVAHIIKKYYSNIRDQDDLISIGTIGLIKAINTFNSGRNCRLATYAAKCIENEILMYFRSQKKTAQDVSLNEPIDTDKDGNTLSLMDVIATEDNILDNLDIRLKSQRLRKYMMESLTPRERMILELRYGLDDKDSLTQREVAQKLGISRSYVSRIEKKAMSQLKKLFDMEGSPLVMRQKKRV encoded by the coding sequence ATGGTCACGGCTTTGATCCTAGCAGCTCTTTCCAATATTATCTACTTTGCACTGCATATTTCCCATTCGGGTTCTTTTCCCCGGCCCCTCTCATCGGCCGAGGAAAAGGAATGTCTGGATGCCTATCATGAAAATGGGGATCTGGAAGCCCGTAATAAATTAATTGAACATAATCTTCGTCTTGTTGCCCACATCATCAAAAAATACTATTCCAATATCCGCGATCAAGACGATCTCATTTCCATCGGCACCATCGGCCTGATCAAAGCCATCAATACCTTTAACAGCGGACGCAACTGCCGTCTCGCCACCTACGCTGCTAAATGCATCGAAAACGAGATTTTGATGTATTTTAGAAGTCAGAAGAAGACGGCTCAAGACGTCTCTCTCAATGAACCGATTGATACTGATAAAGACGGCAACACATTGTCTCTCATGGACGTTATCGCCACAGAGGACAATATTTTAGATAACCTGGATATCCGTTTAAAGTCCCAACGTCTTCGTAAATATATGATGGAAAGTCTCACTCCACGTGAGCGTATGATTCTAGAACTGCGTTATGGTCTGGACGATAAAGATAGTCTGACCCAGCGGGAAGTGGCTCAAAAATTAGGGATTTCCCGATCTTACGTCAGCCGTATTGAAAAAAAGGCCATGTCCCAGCTCAAGAAATTATTTGATATGGAGGGTTCCCCTCTCGTTATGCGGCAAAAAAAACGGGTATAA
- a CDS encoding desulfoferrodoxin family protein: MKKELKIYRCAHCGNIVELIDGHVTPSCCGQPMDLLKPNTVDAAQEKHVPVVRREGDKLIVEVGSVHHPMTQEHYIPYIWVVFDNKVGRAHLTPDDEPVAEFFPGEGPLKVYGYCNLHGLWETDID, from the coding sequence ATGAAAAAGGAACTGAAAATCTATCGTTGTGCCCATTGCGGAAACATTGTAGAATTGATCGACGGCCATGTCACACCTTCTTGCTGCGGCCAGCCCATGGATCTGCTCAAACCCAATACTGTAGATGCTGCTCAGGAAAAGCATGTACCGGTTGTACGCCGTGAAGGCGACAAGCTCATCGTGGAAGTGGGAAGCGTCCATCATCCCATGACCCAGGAGCATTATATCCCCTACATCTGGGTGGTATTTGACAACAAGGTGGGACGCGCTCATCTGACCCCCGACGATGAACCGGTGGCTGAATTTTTCCCGGGTGAAGGTCCGCTCAAGGTATACGGCTACTGCAATCTCCACGGCCTGTGGGAGACCGATATAGACTAA
- a CDS encoding nicotinate phosphoribosyltransferase, with protein sequence MEHRKLELLTDFYEITMANGYLVNGMADTIAYFDLFFRKIPDEGGFAIFAGLDQLIDYLQNLHFTSEDIKFLRGKNMFDPRFIDYMEHLQFSCDVWSVPEGMPIFPQEPVLTVRGPVIQAQFIETMALLCINHQSLIATKANRICRAAKGRKVMEFGSRRAQGFDGAVLGARAAYIGGCVGTACTVCEQDFGIPALGTMAHSWIQLFDDELAAFRAYAKEYPENCTLLVDTYNTLKSGVPNAIRAFQEEIVPRGYRPGAIRIDSGDIAYLSRKARKVLDEAGFPDCSIVASNSLDEYLIREMLEQGAQVDLFGVGERLITSSSDPVFGGVYKLAAVEDKGRIVPKIKLSENVGKITTPGFKEVWRLYENETGKAIADVVTLHDEVISSEEPYVLFDPEFTWKSKTVSDFTAKPIRQLIFEGGKLVYSRPDVHQIRTFCQQQVETLWDEVKRFENPHTYYVDLSKSLWEEKQLMLAKYKR encoded by the coding sequence ATGGAACATCGAAAACTGGAGCTGTTGACGGACTTTTATGAGATCACCATGGCCAATGGATATCTGGTCAACGGCATGGCCGACACCATTGCTTATTTTGATCTTTTTTTCCGAAAGATCCCCGACGAAGGCGGTTTTGCCATTTTTGCCGGACTGGATCAACTCATTGATTACCTACAAAATCTCCACTTTACCTCGGAAGATATTAAATTTTTGCGTGGGAAAAACATGTTTGATCCCCGTTTTATCGATTACATGGAGCACTTGCAATTTTCCTGCGACGTATGGTCGGTGCCGGAAGGAATGCCGATCTTCCCGCAGGAGCCGGTACTGACGGTTCGAGGCCCAGTCATCCAGGCCCAGTTTATTGAGACCATGGCCCTGTTGTGCATCAACCATCAGTCTCTGATCGCCACCAAGGCGAACCGGATCTGCCGGGCTGCCAAGGGACGCAAAGTTATGGAGTTTGGTTCCCGACGCGCTCAAGGTTTCGACGGCGCTGTATTAGGTGCCCGTGCCGCTTATATCGGGGGATGTGTAGGGACAGCCTGTACGGTGTGCGAGCAGGATTTTGGCATCCCGGCTCTGGGCACCATGGCCCACAGCTGGATCCAACTCTTTGACGACGAATTGGCCGCTTTTCGGGCTTATGCCAAGGAGTATCCTGAAAATTGTACCCTGTTGGTGGACACCTACAATACGTTAAAATCCGGCGTGCCCAATGCTATCCGCGCCTTTCAAGAGGAGATTGTCCCGCGCGGATACCGTCCCGGCGCCATCCGGATCGACAGCGGCGATATTGCCTACCTCTCCCGTAAAGCCCGCAAGGTGCTGGATGAAGCTGGATTCCCCGACTGCAGCATTGTAGCCTCCAATTCCCTGGATGAATATCTTATCCGGGAGATGCTGGAACAGGGGGCTCAGGTGGATTTGTTCGGCGTAGGGGAGAGGCTTATTACCTCCTCCAGCGACCCTGTATTTGGCGGGGTATATAAACTGGCTGCTGTAGAAGACAAGGGACGGATTGTCCCAAAGATTAAGCTGAGTGAAAACGTGGGCAAGATTACCACCCCTGGGTTTAAAGAAGTATGGCGCCTTTATGAGAATGAAACAGGCAAAGCCATCGCTGATGTGGTGACCCTTCATGATGAGGTCATTTCGTCGGAAGAACCTTATGTATTGTTTGATCCTGAATTTACCTGGAAAAGCAAAACAGTCAGCGATTTTACGGCAAAACCTATCCGACAGCTTATCTTTGAGGGAGGGAAACTGGTATACAGCCGTCCCGACGTGCATCAAATCCGTACCTTCTGCCAACAGCAGGTGGAAACTTTGTGGGATGAAGTCAAGCGGTTTGAAAACCCCCACACTTATTATGTGGATCTCTCTAAGTCCTTGTGGGAGGAAAAACAATTGATGCTTGCCAAATATAAGCGTTAA
- a CDS encoding cysteine hydrolase family protein, which yields MQIGSRQDFLQQGAEALDEIYDWVQSLEPISVGELSPKNSALLVVDMVNGFAKGGAMSGPRVKDLIPAVTEAAHAFCKAGIPVVNFADCHGGQSPEFEAYPIHCVKGDWESQVVEEIAAVPHVLIEKNSTNGLLEPEFIEWLTKHPHIHCFVLSGDCTDICVYQLAVGLKTWFNRQDRKSRIIVPAGLVDTFDGPGHRADFVNALSLYSMSSNGVEVSSSLTW from the coding sequence ATGCAAATAGGCAGCCGACAGGACTTTTTACAACAGGGTGCCGAAGCTCTGGATGAGATCTACGATTGGGTACAGTCGCTGGAACCAATTTCTGTGGGAGAACTCTCTCCTAAAAACAGCGCTTTGCTGGTGGTAGATATGGTCAATGGATTTGCCAAAGGAGGAGCGATGTCCGGCCCCCGGGTGAAGGATTTGATCCCGGCTGTGACGGAGGCGGCCCATGCCTTCTGCAAAGCAGGCATCCCGGTGGTCAATTTTGCCGACTGCCACGGCGGACAGAGTCCGGAATTTGAGGCTTATCCAATTCATTGCGTCAAGGGGGATTGGGAAAGTCAAGTGGTGGAAGAGATCGCCGCTGTACCCCACGTCCTCATTGAGAAAAATTCCACCAATGGCCTATTGGAACCTGAATTTATAGAGTGGCTTACCAAACATCCTCACATCCACTGTTTTGTGTTGAGCGGAGATTGTACCGACATCTGTGTTTACCAGCTGGCAGTGGGCCTTAAGACGTGGTTTAACCGTCAGGACCGCAAGAGCCGGATTATTGTCCCGGCCGGTCTGGTGGATACCTTCGACGGCCCTGGACACAGGGCGGATTTCGTCAATGCCCTGAGTTTATACAGTATGTCGAGCAATGGTGTGGAAGTATCGTCTTCCCTGACGTGGTAA
- the rbr gene encoding rubrerythrin, whose translation MDLKGSKTLANLMTAFAGESQARNKYTYYASQAKKEGYEQIAAIFTETANNEKEHAKIWFKLIHDGVGTTAENLQDAAEGENYEWTDMYATFAKEAKEEGFTKIAYLFEAVAKIEKEHETRYRILLDNVNQGKVFKKDEVVIWQCANCGHVYEGTEAPEICPVCAHPRSFFQVRALNY comes from the coding sequence ATGGATTTGAAAGGTTCCAAGACATTAGCTAATTTGATGACCGCTTTTGCTGGCGAATCCCAGGCAAGAAACAAGTACACCTACTATGCTTCTCAGGCAAAGAAAGAGGGCTACGAGCAGATCGCTGCCATCTTCACTGAGACTGCCAACAACGAAAAAGAGCATGCGAAAATCTGGTTTAAGCTGATTCACGACGGCGTAGGCACCACCGCTGAGAATTTGCAGGATGCTGCAGAAGGCGAGAACTATGAGTGGACTGATATGTATGCCACTTTCGCCAAGGAAGCCAAAGAAGAAGGTTTCACTAAGATCGCTTATCTGTTTGAGGCTGTTGCCAAGATCGAGAAAGAGCATGAAACCCGTTACCGCATTCTGTTGGACAACGTCAACCAAGGCAAGGTCTTCAAGAAAGACGAAGTTGTCATTTGGCAGTGCGCTAACTGCGGCCATGTGTATGAGGGTACCGAGGCTCCTGAGATCTGCCCCGTATGTGCTCATCCCCGTTCCTTCTTCCAGGTTCGTGCCCTCAACTATTAA
- a CDS encoding Fur family transcriptional regulator gives MRYSKQRELIYQTVKANPIHPTADQVYHCLKKEHPTISLGTVYRNLNLLAEHGLLRKIHMPDSSDRFDGRLDGHYHMQCCCCGRIYDVELPKLDGLRHDIQATTGFQVSECDIVIKGTCKDCQTNNNLHSIECQGGKNYGFERFQDIS, from the coding sequence ATGAGATATTCAAAGCAGAGGGAGCTGATCTACCAGACGGTGAAAGCAAATCCCATTCATCCTACGGCCGATCAAGTATACCATTGCTTGAAGAAGGAACATCCTACCATCAGTTTGGGAACGGTATACCGCAATCTCAATCTTCTGGCAGAGCATGGCCTGCTTCGTAAAATTCACATGCCCGATTCCAGCGACCGGTTTGACGGCCGCCTTGATGGACATTACCATATGCAGTGCTGCTGTTGCGGCAGGATATACGATGTGGAACTGCCTAAATTGGACGGTCTGAGGCATGACATTCAGGCAACTACAGGATTTCAAGTATCAGAATGTGACATTGTCATCAAAGGTACTTGCAAAGACTGTCAGACAAATAATAATTTGCACTCTATCGAGTGCCAGGGAGGAAAAAATTATGGATTTGAAAGGTTCCAAGACATTAGCTAA